Genomic segment of Coregonus clupeaformis isolate EN_2021a chromosome 34, ASM2061545v1, whole genome shotgun sequence:
TGTGCTAATTGTCGCAGAGCTACAGTGTGTGGCCAGGGAGCACAGATGTGGTGGATTCTCACCTGCCTTTTAATTAGGCTACAGGTGACTGCTAGACCAGGTGTTTAAATTAACTACAGCACATCTCTAAGGACTGGATGACAGTAGTGTTTACGCAAGACCTCCATGCAGAGCTCACGCATCCGGGACATGTGCACCTGCCACCACTGTTGTTCACAGTTTGGAACAATCAACATGATTTCTATCTGCTACCCACCACACCAATTGACAATAGCTGAAAACCCTAcattgtacatacagtacattttctATTTTGTTTTTTCACTGTTTTTCAGTCTGACTGTTATGAAGGAGGATGAGAGGATTCAAAGAAGCATCTATGAGAGGATAGAGGGAATCGCAAACTGTGATGACAGGTAACAACACTACACAGTGACTATCCCCTATAGGGTTAGCTACATAGTATAGGATAAACAAGAAGAGGGGATATAGTTGAGACTGTTTAATAGGATCTCTAGACACAGAGATCCTACTAAATTACttatatgtaatgtaatgttgtgAGTTCTATATGTAATTATATGGAGCTAGAGCTGAAACGTTGACATTAAATATTCTCAACTCTGTCTATTGTATGAAATAAAGAGCATGGTCCCTCTTTTAAAGCCCCAAGCCTACTCTGGAGGATGCGACAACGTGGACCATGTCGTTTGAGAGGCTGATGAAGAGCCCTGCAGGGCGGGGCTGCTTCCAACAGTTCCTGAGGACAGAGTTTAGTGAAGAGAACATTAGGTTCTGGTTGGCCTGCGAGGACCTCAAGAAGGAGACCAACAAAACGGTGGTGCAGGAGAAGGTACGACAGATCTATGAGGACTTcatctccatcctctcccctAAAGAGGTGAGCTTACACTGCTTTGGCCTTTCTTGAGACTGAAGTGGCCTATAATTGTGCAAATTTATAGCTGCCAGCCTAAAATGTTTTCTCCATAGAGTATTCTTATTAGTGTGACTTAGCAAGACCACTCTAGATTCCACATTCTTCTGACTTACTATAGTTATTCATTAGACCACTACTGATCTTATTCAACTTCTATGGTTGTTTAATTACTTCTCCAGGTGAGTTTGGACTCAC
This window contains:
- the LOC121550024 gene encoding regulator of G-protein signaling 20-like isoform X2 yields the protein MGSERVRQMQVHQETAASVLQSQHRMGNMPTNASNACCFCWCCCCSCSCLTVMKEDERIQRSIYERIEGIANCDDSPKPTLEDATTWTMSFERLMKSPAGRGCFQQFLRTEFSEENIRFWLACEDLKKETNKTVVQEKVRQIYEDFISILSPKEVSLDSRVRDVINKNMLEPTSHTFEDAQQQIYTLMQRDSYPRYMNSTAYADLLQNLEEPPPATEP
- the LOC121550024 gene encoding regulator of G-protein signaling 20-like isoform X1, which encodes MQSSRIRDMCTCHHCCSQFGTINMISICYPPHQLTIAENPTLYIQYIFYFVFSLFFSLTVMKEDERIQRSIYERIEGIANCDDSPKPTLEDATTWTMSFERLMKSPAGRGCFQQFLRTEFSEENIRFWLACEDLKKETNKTVVQEKVRQIYEDFISILSPKEVSLDSRVRDVINKNMLEPTSHTFEDAQQQIYTLMQRDSYPRYMNSTAYADLLQNLEEPPPATEP